A genomic region of Miscanthus floridulus cultivar M001 chromosome 3, ASM1932011v1, whole genome shotgun sequence contains the following coding sequences:
- the LOC136543068 gene encoding uncharacterized protein, producing the protein MVHPSDGEAWVRFNDIHRDKADEARLEKEVTRAAEASVAVQAVLEAEIREHNALQSAGRTACEAPEVRGVKLGSSLESRLIALSGRVHERLRGALHTGVKRALAVVSSHYAGINLEAVSDGYVVAKDDEKAKEEVMKLVEAGEAPGMALARLFEEEEEAEGVAEGSDRRRRRRTARHRRGPSPPTPHEEEPEEEVAPVDESNDELVWQTDKEEELHEDNELEAAGTGSASSDSSSSVYLRGPTSLPHVPLPHQCPVIHPEGQKNWVVVSGGSARLVNGILGLLCRQHFPGIVTYASKTEHAYSIDHYAIATDAEYPNKAARVKAELWTYYRCEEGFEARWSRRLPKPVKNSTPTCITRCALCIQAIVTYYGSKLGERKTKKDAREMQLTREQYH; encoded by the exons atggtacatccatctgatggtgaagcttggGTCCGCTTTAATGACatacatcgtgacaaagcagatgaggctc ggttggagaaggaggtcacccgggcagctgaggcctctgtcgcagtgcaggcggtgctcgaggccgagatccgAGAGCACAACGCGCTGCAAAGCGCCggtcgtaccgcctgcgaggccccgGAGGTCAGGGGGGTCAAGTTGGGTAGCTCCCTCGagagccgcttgatcgcgttgagcggccgagtccacgagcggctccggggggcgctgcatacgggtgtcaagcgcgccctggccgttgtctcctcgcactatgccggcatcaacctcgaggccgtcagcgaTGGTTACGTCGTGGCTAAGGATGACGAGAAGgccaaggaggaggtcatgaagctggtggaggcgggcgaggcccctggcatggcactggctaggttgttcgaagaggag gaggaggcggagggggtggCGGAGGGATcagataggaggaggaggaggaggaccgccagacacaggagggggccgtctcctcccacgccgcatgaggaggagccagaggaggaggtggcgcccgtggacgagtcgaACGATGAGCTGGTTTGGCAGACGGACAAGGAGGAGGAGCTGCACGAGGACAACGagttggaggcggcaggcacgggttccgcttcctctgactcctcttcgagtgtctacttgcgaggtcccacgagccttccacatgttccgcttcctcaccaatgcccagtgattcaccccgaagggcaaaa gaactgggtggttgtgtcaggtggtagcgcacggctagtcaacggcatcctgggtcttctgtgcaggcaacacttccccggcattgtcacgtatgcatcgaagacggagcatGCCTACTCAAttgaccactacgccatcgccaccgatgcggagtaccccaacaaggcggcgcgagtgaaggcagagctttgg acttattacagatgcgaggagggatttgaggctaggtggagcaggcgactaccaaagcctgtaaaaaactcgactccgacatgcatcacgaggtgtgcattgtgcatccaggccatcgtaacctactacgggtcgaagcttggagagaggaaaaccaagaaagatgcaagagagatgcagctgacccgggagcagtaccattag
- the LOC136544872 gene encoding uncharacterized protein, with the protein MERLLAQEECLVTPCTGSCGMRVLGHWWNLHTKNGNRLMLRQRLLHLHCLKNLRRRSERARAIDLSTQLPAPALGAPPFVVAFADVVGVIFLKTTGRLYTFDLKTGQSIRVMTDDFYDIIPYVSFYTPVLRVASTGEGPSGGASTA; encoded by the exons ATGGAGCGGCTGCTGGCTCAG GAGGAATGCCTAGTGACGCCCTGTACCGGGAGCTGTGGCATGCGTGTGCTGGGCCATTGGTGGAACCTACACACCAAAAATGGGAATAGGCTCATGTTACGGCAGCGCCTACTTCACCTGCACTGCCTGAAGAACCTGCGGAGGAGGAGCGAACGTGCCAG AGCCATCGACCTCAGCACGCAGCTCCCTGCTCCTGCCCTCGGGGCACCACCATTTGTGGTTGCCTTTGCGGATGTCGTTGGTGTCATCTTCCTCAAGACGACTGGTCGGCTCTACACTTTTGATCTCAAGACTGGGCAGAGCATTCGTGTTATGACCGACGACTTCTATGACATCATTCCCTACGTGAGCTTCTACACTCCAG TGTTACGAGTGGCCTCCACAGGTGAGGGACCAAGTGGTGGTGCTTCAACTGCTTGA
- the LOC136541310 gene encoding probable aldo-keto reductase 3: MAAAPAPASVSPPPRMMKLGWQGLEVSAQGLGCMGMSAAYGERKPEADMVALLRHAVASGVTFLDTSDSYGPHTNEVLIGKALHGARENVQVATKFGITTDLREIRGDPTYVRAACEASLRRLGVDCIDLYYQHRIDTSVPVEVTMGELKKLVEEGKIKYIGLSEASASTIRRAHAVHPITAVQLEWSLWTRDAEQDVIPTCRQLGIGIVAYSPLGRGFFSGGAKLVSDLPDDDFRKTLPRFQPENMEKNALIFERVNQMAARKGCTSSQLALAWVHHQGSDVCPIPGTTKIANFNQNLRALSVKLTLEEMAELESYAAMDVVQGDRSTFLNSWRDSDTPPLSSWKSSK, translated from the exons ATGGCGGCAGCACCAGCTCCGGCGTCTGTCTCGCCGCCGCCACGCATGATGAAGCTGGGCTGGCAGGGGCTGGAGGTCTCGGCGCAGGGCCTGGGCTGCATGGGCATGTCGGCGGCGTACGGCGAGCGCAAGCCCGAGGCCGACATGGTGGCGCTGCTCCGCCACGCCGTCGCGTCTGGGGTCACCTTCCTCGACACCTCCGACTCCTACGGCCCGCACACCAACGAGGTCCTCATCGgcaaggcgctgcatggtgcacGGGAGAACGTGCAGGTGGCCACCAAGTTCGGCATCACGACCGACCTGAGGGAGATCCGCGGCGACCCGACGTACGTTCGTGCGGCGTGCGAGGCCAGCCTCCGGCGGCTCGGCGTTGACTGCATCGACCTCTACTATCAGCACCGCATCGACACCTCGGTGCCTGTCGAGGTCACG ATGGGTGAGCTCAAGAAGTTGGTTGAAGAAGGCAAGATCAAATACATCGGGCTATCCGAAGCGTCGGCATCAACGATCAGAAGAGCGCACGCAGTTCATCCGATCACCGCCGTCCAGCTGGAGTGGTCTCTCTGGACAAGAGACGCTGAACAAGATGTAATCCCAACCTGCAG ACAACTTGGAATTGGAATTGTGGCATACAGTCCACTGGGCAGAGGGTTCTTCTCCGGTGGAGCCAAACTTGTCAGTGACCTGCCGGACGACGATTTCCGCAAG ACTCTACCAAGATTTCAGCCAGAGAACATGGAGAAAAACGCGCTGATATTTGAGCGTGTGAACCAGATGGCTGCGAGGAAAGGATGCACATCATCGCAGCTCGCACTGGCTTGGGTTCACCACCAGGGAAGCGATGTCTGCCCCATACCTGGAACAACGAAAATCGCCAACTTCAACCAGAACCTGCGAGCGCTGTCGGTGAAGCTCACGCTGGAGGAGATGGCCGAGCTCGAGTCCTATGCCGCCATGGATGTCGTCCAAGGTGACCGCAGCACCTTTCTCAACTCCTGGAGAGATTCAGACACGCCTCCACTGTCGTCATGGAAAAGCAGCAAATAG